One Scophthalmus maximus strain ysfricsl-2021 chromosome 1, ASM2237912v1, whole genome shotgun sequence genomic region harbors:
- the LOC118315866 gene encoding SLIT and NTRK-like protein 5, with amino-acid sequence MLVPHLSELGHPLPGKMHIWILKIILLIASSLRLVEMYDNYGEICRNLCTCEEKEGILTVSCENRGIIRLTEISPVHFSMYHLLLTGNLLKKLSVNDFINYTGVTILHLGNNDISEIESGAFNGLQGLKRLHLNNNKIDVLRDDTFAGLESLEYLQIDYNYITNIEPNAMSKLHQLTVMILNDNLLSVLPPNIFRNVPLTHLDLRGNRLKMFPYIGLLEHMDKVVELQLEENPWNCSCELIALKAWLESIAYTALVGEVVCETPFRLHGRDLDEVSKQELCPRRPLEDTVRPAPPSSTNGYYQTTPAAVTASATSSAVFRSSSRPTKGTRQFNRTRSKPTSRIPGGNPYNYGPIIAFQTKSPVPLDCPTTCTCNLQISEIGLNVNCQERKIESISDLKPKPYNPKKMYLTGNYIPVVRRSDFVDATGLDLLHLGNNRITLIHDRAFGDLTNLRRLYLNGNLMDRLTGEMFFGLQNLQYLYLEYNKIKEVDEGTFRYLPNLQLLFLNNNLLKTLPVGIFSSLSLSRLNLRNNYFQNLPVSGVLDQLKLLLQIDLFENPWDCSCDIVGMKIWLEQLSAGTVVNEVVCETPKRHTGMDLRSIQSEQLCPDYSDAYISPTTPTDEPMDDRAVTTAAPQKFNTPSSTVPLSVLILSLLLVFILSVFVAAGLFVVVMKKRKKSQSDRTSTNNSDVSSFNLQYSLYSNRSGPKVKAPAGHVYEYIPHPMGHMCKNPIYRSREGNTVEDYRDLHELKVTYRSTPDEERDSSTMRSPTYSVSTIEPRENASPVPDADHFFRGILEADKQSPHQSIPSMPAGGNLEYKYTGPVSYTYNPNFDVRRQFLHPERIRETVLYGTAPSTVYVEPNRNEYLELKAKLQSEPDYLEVLEKQTTFSQF; translated from the coding sequence ATGTTGGTACCGCACTTGAGTGAGCTGGGGCATCCTCTCCCAGGAAAAATGCATATCTGGATCCTAAAAATAATCCTTCTGATTGCATCATCTCTGAGGCTGGTTGAGATGTATGACAATTATGGGGAGATCTGTCGAAATCTGTGCACGTGCGAGGAGAAGGAAGGGATCCTGACGGTGAGCTGCGAGAACCGGGGTATCATCCGACTGACAGAGATCAGCCCCGTCCATTTCTCCATGTACCACCTCCTGCTGACAGGGAACCTCCTGAAGAAGCTGTCAGTCAATGATTTCATCAATTACACCGGGGTGACCATCCTGCACCTGGGGAACAATGATATCTCAGAGATAGAGTCGGGTGCCTTCAATGGGCTCCAGGGATTAAAAAGGTTGCACCTGAATAACAACAAGATTGACGTTCTTCGGGATGACACCTTTGCAGGACTGGAGAGTTTGGAATATCTACAGATTGATTATAACTACATCACCAATATAGAACCCAATGCCATGAGCAAACTACACCAACTGACAGTCATGATATTGAACGACAACCTTCTCTCCGTCCTGCCGCCGAATATCTTTCGGAACGTTCCCCTTACGCACTTGGACCTGAGGGGAAACCGGCTAAAAATGTTCCCCTACATCGGCCTCCTGGAGCACATGGACAAGGTCGTGGAATTACAACTGGAGGAGAATCCCTGGAACTGCTCCTGCGAGCTCATTGCTCTGAAGGCTTGGCTGGAGAGCATAGCGTACACGGCTCTGGTGGGAGAAGTGGTGTGCGAGACCCCGTTCAGGCTCCATGGCAGGGACCTGGATGAGGTATCCAAGCAGGAACTCTGCCCAAGAAGACCCCTAGAAGACACGGTCAGGCCTGCACCCCCTAGCAGCACCAATGGATATTACCAGACAacacctgctgctgtcacagcctctGCCACCTCCTCGGCTGTTTTTAGGTCCTCGTCTAGGCCGACCAAGGGCACACGGCAATTTAACAGAACTAGAAGTAAGCCCACATCCCGAATACCAGGCGGTAACCCTTACAACTATGGCCCCATTATTGCTTTTCAGACCAAATCTCCTGTGCCTTTGGACTGCCCCACTACCTGCACGTGTAATCTGCAGATATCTGAAATTGGGCTAAATGTCAACTGCCAAGAGAGAAAGATTGAAAGCATCTCTGACCTAAAACCCAAGCCATACAATCCTAAAAAAATGTACCTCACTGGAAATTACATCCCTGTGGTACGGAGATCAGATTTTGTCGATGCCACTGGATTGGATTTGCTTCACCTGGGAAACAACAGGATAACACTGATCCACGACCGGGCTTTTGGGGATTTAACCAACCTGCGTAGGCTGTATTTAAATGGTAATCTCATGGACAGGCTCAcaggagaaatgttttttggctTGCAGAACTTGCAGTATCTTTATTTAGAGTACAACAAAATCAAGGAGGTTGACGAGGGTACTTTCCGTTACCTCCCTAATCTCCAGCTGCTTTTCCTAAACAATAACCTCCTGAAAACCTTACCTGTGGGCATCttttccagcctctctctgtccagGCTGAATCTGCGCAACAACTATTTCCAAAACCTGCCTGTGAGTGGCGTGTTAGATCAGCTGAAGCTGCTCCTGCAGATAGATCTGTTTGAAAACCCCTGGGACTGCTCCTGTGACATAGTGGGGATGAAAATATGGCTGGAGCAGCTCAGCGCCGGCACTGTGGTTAATGAGGTGGTGTGTGAGACACCCAAACGCCACACAGGAATGGACCTACGCTCGATCCAGTCGGAGCAGCTCTGCCCGGACTACTCCGATGCGTACATCTCACCAACTACCCCTACGGACGAGCCGATGGACGACCGGGCCGTCACCACAGCCGCTCCACAGAAGTTCAACACCCCAAGCAGCACCGTCCCCCTCTCCGTCCTCATACTGAGCCTCCTGCTTGTTTTCATCCTGTCCGTCTTTGTGGCCGCAGGGCTGTTTGTCGTAGTGATGAAGAAGCGCAAAAAGTCACAGAGCGACCGCACGAGCACCAACAATTCCGATGTCAGCTCTTTCAACTTGCAGTACAGCCTGTACAGCAACCGCTCTGGCCCGAAAGTGAAGGCCCCGGCCGGCCACGTCTACGAGTATATTCCCCATCCCATGGGCCACATGTGCAAGAACCCCATTTACAGGTCACGGGAAGGAAACACAGTGGAGGATTACCGTGACCTCCATGAGCTCAAGGTCACATACAGGAGTACCCCAGATGAGGAGCGGGATAGCAGTACGATGAGGAGCCCTACGTACAGCGTTAGCACCATCGAGCCACGTGAAAACGCCTCGCCTGTCCCGGATGCAGACCATTTCTTCAGAGGCATCCTTGAGGCTGATAAGCAGTCCCCCCATCAGTCCATCCCCTCCATGCCAGCGGGTGGCAACTTAGAGTACAAGTACACAGGGCCTGTGTCGTACACATACAACCCAAATTTTGATGTCAGGCGTCAGTTCTTGCACCCGGAGAGGATAAGAGAAACAGTGCTCTACGGCACAGCACCCAGTACTGTTTATGTTGAGCCCAACAGAAATGAGTATTTGGAGCTAAAAGCTAAACTGCAGTCTGAGCCCGATTACCTCGAAGTTCTTGAGAAACAGACCACCTTTAGCCAGTTCTGA